A genomic region of Micromonospora sp. NBRC 110009 contains the following coding sequences:
- a CDS encoding ABC transporter permease, producing MSARILGATIGRILRQLRHDRRTVALLVVVPIVLLTLVYFMYVDQPSPPGRPTVFDRVALIMLGFFPFIIMFLVTSIAMLRERTTGTLERLLTTPLGKLDLLFGYGVAFGLAGVVQATIASAVAYWVFDLTTAGSIGLVIMIAAINAVLAVALGLFCSAFARTEFQAVQFMPVVVAPQLLLCGLFVPRDQMAGWLQAISDVLPLSYAVEALQEVGAHAEPTGTMWRDVAIVAGAALLALVLAAATLRRRSG from the coding sequence GTGAGTGCGCGGATCCTGGGCGCGACCATCGGGCGCATCCTGCGCCAACTGCGGCACGACAGGCGCACCGTCGCACTGCTGGTGGTGGTCCCCATCGTGCTGCTCACCCTGGTCTACTTCATGTACGTCGACCAGCCCAGTCCGCCGGGCCGGCCCACCGTCTTCGATCGGGTGGCGCTGATCATGCTGGGCTTCTTCCCGTTCATCATCATGTTCCTGGTCACCAGCATCGCCATGCTGCGGGAGCGCACCACCGGCACCCTGGAGCGGCTGCTCACCACCCCGCTGGGCAAGCTCGACCTGCTCTTCGGCTACGGCGTGGCGTTCGGCCTGGCCGGCGTCGTCCAGGCCACCATCGCCTCGGCCGTGGCGTACTGGGTGTTCGACCTGACCACCGCCGGCAGCATCGGGCTCGTCATCATGATCGCCGCGATCAACGCGGTGCTCGCGGTCGCCCTCGGGCTGTTCTGCAGCGCCTTCGCCCGCACCGAGTTCCAAGCCGTACAGTTCATGCCGGTGGTGGTCGCCCCCCAGCTGCTGCTCTGCGGGCTCTTCGTGCCCCGGGACCAGATGGCCGGCTGGCTCCAGGCGATCAGCGACGTGCTGCCCCTGTCGTACGCCGTCGAGGCGTTGCAGGAGGTCGGCGCGCATGCCGAGCCGACCGGGACGATGTGGCGGGACGTGGCGATCGTCGCCGGGGCGGCGCTGCTGGCGCTGGTGCTCGCCGCAGCCACGCTGCGTCGACGCAGCGGCTGA
- a CDS encoding ABC transporter ATP-binding protein, with protein sequence MDDAVVVRDLVVDRGGRRVLKGISCTVPRGAVTGLLGPSGSGKTTLMRAIVGVQTVGSGSVTVLGRPAGTAELRRRVGYLTQAPSVYADLTVRENARYFAALHGRGRADADGAVADVGLSEAADQLVATLSGGQRSRASLACALVGDPELVILDEPTVGQDPVLRADLWARFHAMAAAGTTLLVSSHVMDEAARCDRLLLIRDGRLIADDTPDAVRAATGVHDLEEAFLRLIRASEEGRS encoded by the coding sequence ATGGACGACGCGGTCGTGGTCCGTGACCTGGTGGTCGACCGGGGCGGCCGGCGGGTGCTCAAGGGCATCTCCTGCACGGTCCCCCGCGGCGCGGTCACCGGGTTGCTCGGGCCCAGCGGCAGCGGCAAGACCACCCTGATGCGCGCGATCGTCGGGGTGCAGACGGTCGGTTCGGGCAGCGTCACCGTGCTCGGCCGCCCGGCCGGCACGGCGGAACTGCGCCGCCGGGTCGGCTACCTCACCCAGGCGCCCAGCGTCTACGCCGACCTGACCGTCCGGGAGAACGCGCGCTACTTCGCCGCCCTGCACGGGCGCGGGCGGGCCGACGCGGACGGCGCGGTGGCCGACGTGGGGCTGTCCGAGGCCGCCGACCAGCTGGTCGCCACCCTCTCCGGCGGCCAGCGCAGCCGGGCCTCGCTGGCCTGCGCCCTGGTCGGCGACCCGGAGCTGGTCATCCTGGACGAGCCCACCGTCGGCCAGGACCCGGTGCTCCGGGCCGACCTGTGGGCCCGGTTCCACGCCATGGCCGCCGCCGGAACGACGCTGCTGGTGTCCAGCCACGTGATGGACGAGGCGGCGCGCTGCGACCGGCTGCTGCTGATCCGGGACGGCAGGCTGATCGCCGACGACACCCCGGACGCGGTTCGCGCCGCCACCGGCGTGCACGACCTGGAGGAGGCGTTCCTCCGGCTGATCAGAGCGAGCGAGGAGGGCCGGTCGTGA
- a CDS encoding MerR family transcriptional regulator encodes MDISTREMSLTVGEAAERVGLTTYTLRWYEQEGLVAPVGRDSSGRRRYTESDINWLFLLTRLRRTGMPVRDMRRYAELARQGDRTLGARRALFEAHRARVLARMAELKEDLKVLDYKIDAYRRAEEELA; translated from the coding sequence GTGGACATCAGCACGCGGGAGATGAGCCTCACCGTCGGTGAGGCGGCGGAACGGGTCGGCCTGACCACCTACACCCTGCGCTGGTACGAGCAGGAGGGCCTGGTCGCCCCGGTCGGGCGGGACTCCTCCGGCCGCCGGCGCTACACCGAGTCCGACATCAACTGGCTGTTCCTGCTCACCCGGCTGCGTCGGACCGGGATGCCGGTGCGGGACATGCGCCGCTACGCCGAGCTGGCGCGCCAGGGCGACCGGACGCTCGGCGCCCGGCGAGCGCTCTTCGAGGCGCACCGGGCCCGGGTGCTGGCCCGGATGGCCGAACTGAAGGAGGACCTCAAGGTGCTCGACTACAAGATCGACGCGTACCGCAGGGCGGAGGAGGAACTGGCATGA
- a CDS encoding aldo/keto reductase, whose amino-acid sequence MIRRRVGATGPEVSAIGLGCMGMSFAYGGADDAESTRTLHRALDLGVNHLDTADMYGFGANERLLAPVLRARRDEVFLATKFGNRTSGDSFGGTGTPGAYVDSSAAWARQACDASLGRLGVETIDLYYLHRRNPETLIEETVGALAGLVEAGKVRLIGLSEVNPATLRAAHAVHPISAVQMEYSLFTRDVEGEMLATCRELGVSLVAYSPVGRGLLTGAITSREQLAEDDWRRNVPRFADGNFDANLKLAEAVREVAAEIGCTPAQAALAWLLAQGEDILPIPGTKRVRYLEENAAAADLRLTPEQQARLGAAVPAGAVAGERYTAAGMRTVGH is encoded by the coding sequence ATGATCCGGCGACGAGTGGGTGCGACCGGTCCGGAGGTCTCGGCGATCGGCCTCGGCTGCATGGGCATGAGCTTCGCGTACGGCGGGGCCGACGACGCCGAGTCGACGCGGACCCTGCACCGGGCGCTCGACCTCGGGGTCAACCACCTCGACACCGCCGACATGTACGGCTTCGGGGCGAACGAGCGGCTGCTCGCCCCGGTGCTGCGGGCGCGGCGGGACGAGGTCTTCCTCGCCACCAAGTTCGGCAACCGCACCAGCGGCGACAGCTTCGGCGGCACCGGCACCCCCGGCGCGTACGTGGACAGCAGCGCCGCCTGGGCCCGGCAGGCCTGCGACGCCTCGCTGGGCCGGCTCGGGGTGGAGACCATCGACCTGTACTACCTGCACCGGCGCAACCCGGAGACGCTGATCGAGGAGACCGTCGGCGCGCTGGCCGGCCTCGTCGAGGCCGGCAAGGTGCGGCTGATCGGCCTCTCCGAGGTCAACCCGGCGACGCTGCGCGCGGCGCACGCCGTGCATCCGATCTCGGCGGTGCAGATGGAGTACTCGCTGTTCACCCGGGACGTCGAGGGGGAGATGCTGGCCACCTGCCGGGAGCTGGGGGTGTCCCTGGTGGCGTACTCGCCGGTCGGGCGGGGGCTGCTCACCGGGGCGATCACCAGCCGCGAGCAGCTCGCCGAGGACGACTGGCGGCGGAACGTGCCCCGCTTCGCCGACGGCAACTTCGACGCCAACCTGAAGCTGGCCGAGGCGGTGCGCGAGGTGGCGGCCGAGATCGGCTGCACGCCGGCCCAGGCCGCGCTGGCCTGGCTGCTCGCCCAGGGCGAGGACATCCTGCCCATCCCGGGCACCAAGCGGGTCCGCTACCTGGAGGAGAACGCGGCGGCGGCCGACCTGCGGCTGACCCCGGAGCAGCAGGCCCGGCTCGGCGCGGCGGTGCCGGCCGGGGCGGTGGCCGGGGAAAGGTATACCGCGGCAGGAATGCGAACGGTCGGGCACTAG
- the hisI gene encoding phosphoribosyl-AMP cyclohydrolase, with the protein MPASDAPVTGASASSGGAVAAGPARPSRLDPAIAARLRRTPDGLVAAVVREHDSGEVLMVAWMDDEALHRTLTTGRATYWSRSRQEYWVKGATSGHHQYVRLVALDCDGDALLVSVDQVGAACHTGHRTCFFTELPVSSPEAAS; encoded by the coding sequence GTGCCCGCCTCTGACGCGCCGGTGACCGGCGCCTCCGCCAGTTCCGGCGGCGCCGTGGCCGCCGGCCCGGCCCGCCCCTCCCGGCTCGACCCGGCCATCGCCGCCCGGCTCCGCCGCACCCCGGACGGCCTGGTGGCCGCCGTGGTGCGCGAGCACGACTCGGGCGAGGTGCTGATGGTCGCCTGGATGGACGACGAGGCGCTGCACCGCACCCTGACCACCGGCCGGGCCACCTACTGGTCGCGCAGCAGGCAGGAGTACTGGGTGAAGGGCGCCACCTCCGGCCACCACCAGTACGTCCGCTTGGTGGCCCTGGACTGCGACGGGGACGCCCTGCTGGTCAGCGTCGACCAGGTCGGCGCGGCCTGCCACACCGGGCACCGCACCTGCTTCTTCACCGAGCTACCGGTCAGTTCCCCGGAGGCGGCCTCATGA
- a CDS encoding anthranilate synthase component I yields MTDGTVSPDLATFADLAARWRVVPVTRRLLADAETPVGVYRKLAGGPGTFLLESAEQGVGSAGMAWSRYSFIGVRSAATLTERDGTAVWAGAPPVGVPASGDPVAVLRETVAALAGPAWDPASGMPPLTGGMVGYLGYDLVRRFERLPELTEDELGVPELGMMLATDLVVLDHYDGSAILVANAVLPPLDAPDRAALVAAAYHHAVGRLDAMTTALSRPIPPMISTVARPAVGDVVSRTPDGGYPKAVEAAKEAIRAGECFQIVLSQRFERPTHADPLDVYRVLRTTNPSPYMYLLRFDGFDIVGSSPEAHLKVSTGADGRRRALLHPIAGTRPRGGSPEADARLAAELLADPKERAEHVMLVDLGRNDLGRVCRPGTVEVPEFATIERYSHVMHIVSTVVGELREDRTAFDALAATFPAGTLSGAPKVRAMEIIEELEPARRGLYGGTVGYFGFGGDLDMAIAIRTALIRDGRAYVQAGAGVVADSDPAAEDQETRNKAAAVLAAIAAAETLRPAR; encoded by the coding sequence ATGACGGACGGCACGGTCAGCCCCGACCTGGCCACCTTCGCCGACCTGGCGGCCCGCTGGCGGGTCGTGCCGGTCACCCGCCGGCTGCTCGCCGACGCCGAGACCCCGGTCGGCGTCTACCGCAAGCTGGCCGGCGGTCCGGGCACCTTCCTGCTGGAATCCGCCGAGCAGGGCGTCGGCTCCGCCGGCATGGCCTGGTCGCGCTATTCGTTCATCGGCGTGCGCAGCGCCGCCACGCTCACCGAGCGGGACGGCACGGCGGTCTGGGCCGGCGCGCCGCCGGTCGGCGTACCGGCCTCCGGCGACCCGGTGGCGGTGCTCCGGGAGACGGTCGCGGCCCTGGCCGGCCCGGCCTGGGACCCGGCCAGCGGCATGCCGCCGCTGACCGGCGGCATGGTCGGCTACCTCGGCTACGACCTGGTCCGCCGCTTCGAGCGGCTGCCCGAGCTGACCGAGGACGAGCTCGGCGTGCCCGAGCTCGGCATGATGCTCGCCACCGACCTGGTGGTGCTCGACCACTACGACGGCTCGGCGATCCTGGTCGCCAACGCGGTGCTGCCGCCGCTCGACGCCCCCGACCGGGCGGCCCTCGTCGCGGCGGCCTACCACCACGCGGTCGGGCGGCTGGACGCGATGACCACCGCCCTGTCCCGACCGATTCCGCCCATGATCTCGACAGTCGCCCGGCCCGCGGTCGGCGACGTGGTCAGCCGGACGCCGGACGGCGGCTATCCGAAGGCGGTGGAGGCGGCCAAGGAGGCGATCCGGGCCGGCGAGTGCTTCCAGATCGTGCTCAGCCAGCGCTTCGAGCGGCCGACCCACGCCGACCCGCTCGACGTCTACCGGGTGCTGCGCACCACCAACCCGAGCCCGTACATGTACCTGCTGCGCTTCGACGGCTTCGACATCGTCGGCTCCTCGCCGGAGGCGCACCTCAAGGTGAGCACCGGCGCGGACGGGCGGCGGCGGGCGCTGCTGCACCCGATCGCCGGCACCCGGCCGCGCGGCGGTTCACCGGAGGCCGACGCCCGGCTCGCCGCCGAGCTGCTCGCCGACCCGAAGGAGCGCGCCGAGCACGTCATGCTGGTCGACCTGGGCCGCAACGACCTGGGCCGGGTCTGCCGGCCGGGCACGGTCGAGGTGCCGGAGTTCGCCACCATCGAGCGCTACAGCCACGTCATGCACATCGTCTCGACGGTCGTCGGGGAGCTGCGCGAGGACCGCACCGCGTTCGACGCGCTCGCCGCGACGTTCCCGGCCGGCACCCTCTCCGGCGCGCCGAAGGTGCGGGCCATGGAGATCATCGAGGAGCTGGAGCCGGCCCGGCGCGGTCTCTACGGCGGCACCGTCGGCTACTTCGGCTTCGGCGGCGACCTGGACATGGCGATCGCCATCCGGACCGCGCTGATCCGGGACGGCCGGGCCTACGTCCAGGCCGGGGCGGGGGTGGTGGCCGATTCCGATCCCGCCGCCGAGGACCAGGAGACCCGCAACAAGGCGGCCGCGGTGCTCGCCGCGATCGCCGCCGCCGAGACGCTGAGGCCGGCGCGATGA